A genomic stretch from Amycolatopsis sp. 195334CR includes:
- a CDS encoding CaiB/BaiF CoA-transferase family protein, which yields MTDQPLAGRTVIDLTTALAGPYATLLLAGLGATVIKVENPATGGDTARNNAPYLGRDGLALGRKHDDDMSVSMLVRGRGKLSVTLNLKDPRAKAVFTDLVRDADVLVENYSPGVTGRLGIDYAAVREINPRLVYTSISGFGTQGGPGSGKAMDSIIQALSGVMMTAGEPDGDPVRFGLPVGDLLAPLFAVVGTVSALLQAETTGQGQHVDVSMLGALTSLVACEPFDAFEAVGLPQRTGSLVPRLAPFGILPTADGHIALCAPTDAFARGVLRAMGREDLVDDDRYRTRDERVRRADELHALIGDWCRVLPSAEVVDRLSEHGVPAAQVREPRDAVRDPLVRERREVVPITHPRHGAVADLSATGMPIVFSGASVGLDAPAPALGEHNEHVYRELLGYSEDELAALAADSVI from the coding sequence ATGACCGACCAGCCGCTCGCCGGCCGCACCGTGATCGACCTGACCACCGCGCTCGCCGGGCCGTACGCCACCCTGCTGCTGGCCGGGCTCGGCGCCACGGTGATCAAGGTGGAGAACCCCGCGACCGGCGGCGACACCGCCCGCAACAACGCGCCCTACCTCGGCCGCGACGGGCTGGCGCTGGGCCGCAAGCACGACGACGACATGTCGGTGTCGATGCTGGTGCGCGGGCGGGGCAAGCTCAGCGTGACGCTCAATCTCAAGGACCCGCGCGCGAAGGCGGTGTTCACCGATCTGGTGCGCGACGCCGACGTGCTGGTGGAGAACTACTCCCCCGGCGTCACCGGCCGCCTCGGCATCGACTACGCCGCCGTGCGGGAGATCAACCCGCGGCTGGTCTACACCTCGATCAGCGGGTTCGGCACGCAGGGCGGGCCGGGTTCGGGCAAGGCGATGGACTCGATCATCCAGGCGCTGTCCGGGGTGATGATGACCGCGGGCGAGCCGGACGGCGACCCGGTGCGGTTCGGCCTGCCGGTCGGCGACCTGCTGGCGCCGCTGTTCGCCGTGGTGGGCACGGTGTCCGCGTTGCTGCAGGCGGAAACCACCGGGCAGGGGCAGCACGTGGACGTGTCCATGCTCGGCGCGCTGACCTCGCTGGTGGCCTGTGAGCCGTTCGACGCCTTCGAGGCGGTCGGGTTGCCGCAGCGCACCGGTTCGCTGGTGCCGCGGCTCGCGCCGTTCGGCATCCTGCCCACCGCGGACGGGCACATCGCGTTGTGCGCGCCCACCGACGCCTTCGCCCGCGGTGTCCTGCGGGCCATGGGCCGCGAGGACCTGGTCGACGACGACCGGTACCGCACGCGGGACGAACGCGTGCGGCGCGCGGACGAACTGCACGCGCTGATCGGCGACTGGTGCCGCGTGCTGCCGTCGGCCGAGGTGGTGGACCGGCTGTCCGAGCACGGGGTGCCCGCCGCGCAGGTCCGCGAACCCCGTGACGCGGTACGGGATCCGCTCGTGCGCGAGCGACGCGAGGTCGTGCCGATCACCCATCCCCGGCACGGCGCGGTGGCGGATCTTTCGGCCACCGGCATGCCGATCGTGTTCTCCGGCGCCTCGGTCGGCCTGGACGCGCCCGCGCCCGCGCTCGGTGAGCACAACGAGCACGTCTACCGCGAACTGCTCGGGTACAGCGAGGACGAATTGGCCGCGCTGGCCGCGGATTCGGTCATCTGA